The Lampris incognitus isolate fLamInc1 chromosome 7, fLamInc1.hap2, whole genome shotgun sequence genome window below encodes:
- the rbm7 gene encoding RNA-binding protein 7 has product MGSEDETNRTLFIRNLDQRVTEELLFELFLQAGPLIKTKIPKHTDGKQKTFGFVMYKHEESVPYALKLLEGTSLYDRTIYIQFKSGSSHDNSSGNSQNSSPASTPSPHGPRTQVQLNSSPYAPPPLMQKSFSSSENLQKQILMTNLMWQQQMQQLQQLNAGLTGMQPRQQPVSGSSTGGGSRQYNNSYRQMSSGGGSDHNRNQRHTDDLNPGRRQQHSHSHSRDNFYNHDNRGGNRHQNRGGDRKYDDRSGNRGYQDRRWRRY; this is encoded by the exons ATGGGAAGTGAAGATGAAACAAATCGGACGCTCTTCATTAGAAATCTAGATCAAAGAGTGACGGAGGAACTTTTGTTTGAACTGTTTTTACAG GCTGGACCGCTTATCAAAACGAAAATTCCAAAGCACACCGATGGAAAACAGAAAACATTTGGTTTTGTCATGTACAAACACGAAGAGTCGGTGCCATATGCTTTGAAACTACTGGAAGGGACATCGCTATACGACCGAACTATATACATTCAGTTCAAATCAG GAAGCAGTCATGATAATAGTTCAGGGAACTCACAAAATTCAAGTCCTGCGAGCACTCCCAGTCCACATGGACCAAG GACACAAGTTCAGTTAAATTCTTCACCATATGCCCCGCCTCCTCTGATGCAAAAGTCTTTTTCATCTTCTGAAAATTTGCAAAAGCAAATCCTG ATGACCAATTTGATGTGGCAGCAACAGATGCAGCAACTCCAGCAATTAAATGCGGGCTTAACAGGAATGCAGCCGAGGCAACAACCTGTGAGCGGGAGTTCTACTGGAGGTGGCTCACGGCAGTATAACAACTCCTATCGCCAGATGAGCAGCGGTGGCGGCAGCGACCACAATAGAAATCAACGCCACACAGATGATCTGAACCCTGGTCGCCGCCAACagcacagccacagccacagtcGGGACAACTTCTATAACCATGACAACAGAGGCGGCAACCGTCATCAGAACAGAGGTGGCGACCGAAAATATGATGATAGAAGTGGCAACCGAGGCTACCAAGACAGAAGATGGAGACGGTACTGA